The Gouania willdenowi chromosome 20, fGouWil2.1, whole genome shotgun sequence genome window below encodes:
- the pdss1 gene encoding all trans-polyprenyl-diphosphate synthase PDSS1 produces MAAPWWGQCRRLTNTIACTRYLELPRCFSGRAVCLSAPSWNFLPREERLPSTIQSQSGLVNFKFSLIRHKLRTLRPTHQTCCCRGTHSDAKLKDPFTLAQRDLTSLYDDIKKELFVSKDELKYLCDYYFDGKGKAIRPMIVVLMARALNIHSNRAGDLLPGQRVIAMISEMIHTASLVHDDVIDGSDKRRGKRTINEVWGEKKAILVGDFILSAATIALARIGNATVVKVLSQVIEDLVRGEFMQLGSKENENERFKHYLEKTFKKTASLIANSCKAVSILVNSDPDVHEIAYQYGRNVGIAFQLVDDVLDFTSGVGKLGKPAAADLKLGLATGPVLFACQQFPELHAMIMRRFSSKGDVDQAWQYVLQSDGVQQTSFLAQRYCQEAIRQVSMLRPSPERDALIVLTEMLLIRDK; encoded by the exons ATGGCGGCCCCGTGGTGGGGGCAGTGCCGGAGGTTGACTAACACCATTGCGTGCACCAGATACCTGGAACTACCTCGGTGTTTCAGCGGTAGAGCCGTGTGCTTGTCGGCGCCTTCATGGAACTTCTTACCGCGGGAAGAG AGGCTGCCTTCAACAATACAAAGTCAGTCAGGACTTGTTAACTTCAAATTCTCACTAATCCG ACATAAGTTGAGAACGCTGCGTCCCACACACCAAACATGCTGTTGTAGAGGAACACACAGTGATGCAAAGCTGAAGGACCCCTTCACACTGGCCCAGAGAGACTTGACAAGTTTGTATGATGACATCAAAAAG GAGTTGTTTGTATCCAAAGATGAGCTGAAGTATCTCTGTGATTACTACTTTGATGGCAAAGGCAAAGCCATCCGACCAATGATCGTGGTCCTGATGGCCCGCGCCCTCAACATCCACAGCAATAGAGCCGG AGATTTGCTCCCAGGCCAGAGGGTCATAGCCATGATCTCTGAAATGATCCACACTGCCAGCCTCGTGCACGACGACGTCATAGACGGATCCGATAAGCGGCGAGGAAAGAGGACGATAAATGAAGTGTGGGGAGAGAAAAAG GCCATCCTCGTTGGTGATTTCATCCTTTCTGCTGCCACCATAGCCTTGGCTCGCATTGGTAACGCCACGGTGGTAAAGGTGTTATCTCAGGTGATCGAGGACCTGGTTCGAG GGGAATTCATGCAGTTGGGCTCCAAAGAGAACGAAAACGAAAGATTCAAACACTACCTCGAAAAAACCTTCAAGAAGACTGCCAGTCTAATTGCTAACAGTTGTAAAGCA gtTTCCATTCTGGTCAACTCTGATCCAGACGTTCATGAGATCGCCTACCAGTATGGGAGGAATGTGGGAATCGCATTTCAG CTGGTGGATGATGTTCTAGACTTCACGTCAGGAGTCGGTAAACTGGGGAAGCCTGCAGCTGCTGACCTGAAGCTGGGTTTAGCCACTGGACCAGTTCTGTTTGCTTGTCAGCAG TTTCCTGAACTCCACGCTATGATCATGAGACGATTCAGCTCCAAAGGAGACGTGGATCAAGCCTGGCAGTACGTCCTTCAG AGCGACGGCGTGCAGCAGACCAGTTTTCTGGCCCAACGTTACTGCCAAGAAGCCATCAGACAGGTGAGCATGCTGCGGCCGTCCCCAGAGAGAGACGCCCTCATCGTGCTCACTGAGATGCTGCTCATCAGAGACAAGTGA
- the LOC114454102 gene encoding uncharacterized protein LOC114454102 isoform X2, with protein MWRTQKTLLAALMAASFTILTALDFCQSTECQSYDNVPLNAEMSTQTVTSRWKNVSVSNTVQDMDYFRVSCKKLLVFPVDVVDGNFVRTVKNCIFSKSIPTPLKAPLRLVAVSKDVIEGVLDLDLSVTQSDHFLHFASGGKLPPGSVPLAHRYGGHQFGYWAGQLGDGRAHLLGQYTNRKGETWELQLKGSGKTPYSRSGDGRAVLRSSVREFLCSEAMHFLGIPTSRAASLIISEEQVWRDQFYNGSVKKERGAVVLRLAKSWFRIGSLEILTQSEEINLLRKLLNFIIKEHFSFISSDDPDRYLVFFSTVVNKTAELIALWMSVGFAHGVCNTDNFSLLSITIDYGPFGFMESYNPKFIPNTSDDEGRYSIGAQASVGLFNLEKLLQALGPVLTKKQQHQAKMELEAYNIIYQMRVHQLFRAKLGLLGEEDDDAYCIAFLLKMMEETQSDFTMTFRQLSEVSPKQLHNRDFSQMWALADVSSHDLFPKWIHVYQHRLRRQMNDSDLERQQRMKNVNPRYVLRNWMAESAIRKAENNDFSEVELLHRILSFPFVTQETAEEAGYAARPPQWAQELKVSCSS; from the exons ATGTGGAGAACCCAAAAAACTCTTCTTGCTGCTTTGATGGCAGCGTCATTCACAATATTGACTGCTCTGGACTTCTGCCAAAGTACTGAGTGTCAAAGTTACGACAATGTGCCACTGAACGCAGAAATGTCAACACAAACGGTCACATCCAGGTGGAAGAATGTGAGTGTTTCAAACACAGTTCAGGACATGGACTATTTCAGAGTCTCCTGCAAGAAGCTGCTCG tATTCCCAGTTGATGTGGTGGACGGAAACTTTGTGCGGACagttaaaaactgtatattctCCAAATCTATTCCAACCCCACTGAAGGCTCCTCTAAGGCTGGTGGCAGTTTCCAAA GATGTCATCGAGGGGGTTTTAGATTTGGATTTGTCTGTAACACAATCAGATCATTTCCTTCATTTTGCAAGTGGTGGAAAACTGCCCCCAGGATCCGTTCCATTGGCTCACAGATATGGAGGTCATCAG TTTGGTTACTGGGCCGGTCAGCTGGGTGATGGACGGGCACATTTACTTGGCCAGTATACCAACAG GAAAGGAGAAACTTGGGAACTGCAGCTTAAAGGCTCTGGGAAAACTCCATACTCAAG gTCTGGTGACGGTCGTGCTGTTCTCCGCTCATCAGTCCGGGAGTTTCTGTGCAGTGAGGCCATGCATTTCTTGGGCATTCCCACCAGCAGAGCAGCAAG TCTCATCATCAGTGAGGAACAGGTGTGGAGGGATCAATTCTACAATGGTTctgtgaaaaaagaaagag GAGCTGTTGTTCTCAGGTTGGCCAAGTCGTGGTTCCGCATCGGCTCTTTAGAAATTTTGACTCAAAGTGAAGAAATTAACCTTTTGAG GAAGCTGTTGAACTTCATTATCAAAGagcatttttcttttatcaGCTCAGATGATCCAGACAGATATCTG GTGTTTTTTTCCACAGTTGTAAATAAAACAGCTGAGCTGATTGCCCTGTGGATGTCAGTGGGATTTGCACACG GTGTGTGCAACACGGACAACTTCAGCCTTCTCTCCATCACCATCGACTACGGACCCTTTGGCTTCATGGAGTCATACAACCcca AGTTCATTCCCAACACTTCTGATGATGAAGGCAGATACAGCATCGGAGCTCAGGCTAGTGTTGGCCTTTTTAACCTGGAGAAACTCCTGCAGGCTCTGGGGCCTGTGCTCACTAAAAAGCAACAACATCA GGCTAAAATGGAATTAGAAGCCTATAATATTATTTACCAAATGAG AGTTCACCAGCTATTTAGAGCAAAGCTTGGTCTTCTCGGTGAAGAAGACGACGATGCGTACTGTATCGCTTTCCTGCTCAAG ATGATGGAGGAAACGCAGTCAGACTTCACCATGACGTTCAGGCAACTCAGTGAAGTTTCACCAAAGCAGCTTCACAATAGAGACTTCTCACAG ATGTGGGCTCTCGCTGACGTGTCATCACATGACCTCTTTCCTAAGTGGATCCACGTGTATCAGCACCGGCTCAGACG acAAATGAATGACAGCGACTTGGAGCGTCAGCAACGAATGAAAA atgtgaACCCACGTTACGTGCTGAGGAACTGGATGGCTGAGTCAGCAATTAGAAAAGCTGAGAATAATGATTTTTCTGAG GTGGAGCTGCTGCACCGCATTTTATCTTTTCCCTTTGTTACACAAGAGACTGCAGAGGAGGCGGGCTATGCAGCAAGACCCCCACAGTGGGCTCAGGAGCTCAAAGTCAGCTGCTCGTCGTGA
- the LOC114454102 gene encoding uncharacterized protein LOC114454102 isoform X1, protein MWRTQKTLLAALMAASFTILTALDFCQSTECQSYDNVPLNAEMSTQTVTSRWKNVSVSNTVQDMDYFRVSCKKLLEVFPVDVVDGNFVRTVKNCIFSKSIPTPLKAPLRLVAVSKDVIEGVLDLDLSVTQSDHFLHFASGGKLPPGSVPLAHRYGGHQFGYWAGQLGDGRAHLLGQYTNRKGETWELQLKGSGKTPYSRSGDGRAVLRSSVREFLCSEAMHFLGIPTSRAASLIISEEQVWRDQFYNGSVKKERGAVVLRLAKSWFRIGSLEILTQSEEINLLRKLLNFIIKEHFSFISSDDPDRYLVFFSTVVNKTAELIALWMSVGFAHGVCNTDNFSLLSITIDYGPFGFMESYNPKFIPNTSDDEGRYSIGAQASVGLFNLEKLLQALGPVLTKKQQHQAKMELEAYNIIYQMRVHQLFRAKLGLLGEEDDDAYCIAFLLKMMEETQSDFTMTFRQLSEVSPKQLHNRDFSQMWALADVSSHDLFPKWIHVYQHRLRRQMNDSDLERQQRMKNVNPRYVLRNWMAESAIRKAENNDFSEVELLHRILSFPFVTQETAEEAGYAARPPQWAQELKVSCSS, encoded by the exons ATGTGGAGAACCCAAAAAACTCTTCTTGCTGCTTTGATGGCAGCGTCATTCACAATATTGACTGCTCTGGACTTCTGCCAAAGTACTGAGTGTCAAAGTTACGACAATGTGCCACTGAACGCAGAAATGTCAACACAAACGGTCACATCCAGGTGGAAGAATGTGAGTGTTTCAAACACAGTTCAGGACATGGACTATTTCAGAGTCTCCTGCAAGAAGCTGCTCG aagtATTCCCAGTTGATGTGGTGGACGGAAACTTTGTGCGGACagttaaaaactgtatattctCCAAATCTATTCCAACCCCACTGAAGGCTCCTCTAAGGCTGGTGGCAGTTTCCAAA GATGTCATCGAGGGGGTTTTAGATTTGGATTTGTCTGTAACACAATCAGATCATTTCCTTCATTTTGCAAGTGGTGGAAAACTGCCCCCAGGATCCGTTCCATTGGCTCACAGATATGGAGGTCATCAG TTTGGTTACTGGGCCGGTCAGCTGGGTGATGGACGGGCACATTTACTTGGCCAGTATACCAACAG GAAAGGAGAAACTTGGGAACTGCAGCTTAAAGGCTCTGGGAAAACTCCATACTCAAG gTCTGGTGACGGTCGTGCTGTTCTCCGCTCATCAGTCCGGGAGTTTCTGTGCAGTGAGGCCATGCATTTCTTGGGCATTCCCACCAGCAGAGCAGCAAG TCTCATCATCAGTGAGGAACAGGTGTGGAGGGATCAATTCTACAATGGTTctgtgaaaaaagaaagag GAGCTGTTGTTCTCAGGTTGGCCAAGTCGTGGTTCCGCATCGGCTCTTTAGAAATTTTGACTCAAAGTGAAGAAATTAACCTTTTGAG GAAGCTGTTGAACTTCATTATCAAAGagcatttttcttttatcaGCTCAGATGATCCAGACAGATATCTG GTGTTTTTTTCCACAGTTGTAAATAAAACAGCTGAGCTGATTGCCCTGTGGATGTCAGTGGGATTTGCACACG GTGTGTGCAACACGGACAACTTCAGCCTTCTCTCCATCACCATCGACTACGGACCCTTTGGCTTCATGGAGTCATACAACCcca AGTTCATTCCCAACACTTCTGATGATGAAGGCAGATACAGCATCGGAGCTCAGGCTAGTGTTGGCCTTTTTAACCTGGAGAAACTCCTGCAGGCTCTGGGGCCTGTGCTCACTAAAAAGCAACAACATCA GGCTAAAATGGAATTAGAAGCCTATAATATTATTTACCAAATGAG AGTTCACCAGCTATTTAGAGCAAAGCTTGGTCTTCTCGGTGAAGAAGACGACGATGCGTACTGTATCGCTTTCCTGCTCAAG ATGATGGAGGAAACGCAGTCAGACTTCACCATGACGTTCAGGCAACTCAGTGAAGTTTCACCAAAGCAGCTTCACAATAGAGACTTCTCACAG ATGTGGGCTCTCGCTGACGTGTCATCACATGACCTCTTTCCTAAGTGGATCCACGTGTATCAGCACCGGCTCAGACG acAAATGAATGACAGCGACTTGGAGCGTCAGCAACGAATGAAAA atgtgaACCCACGTTACGTGCTGAGGAACTGGATGGCTGAGTCAGCAATTAGAAAAGCTGAGAATAATGATTTTTCTGAG GTGGAGCTGCTGCACCGCATTTTATCTTTTCCCTTTGTTACACAAGAGACTGCAGAGGAGGCGGGCTATGCAGCAAGACCCCCACAGTGGGCTCAGGAGCTCAAAGTCAGCTGCTCGTCGTGA